The following are encoded in a window of Haliotis asinina isolate JCU_RB_2024 chromosome 14, JCU_Hal_asi_v2, whole genome shotgun sequence genomic DNA:
- the LOC137262308 gene encoding 3-ketoacyl-CoA thiolase, mitochondrial-like, protein MAVSRGVSGVFIVAARRTAFGTYGGKLKDFTATDLGAIAAEGALAAGGINPELINSITFGNVIQSSADAAYIARHIGLRVGVPTEVPALTVNRLCGSGFQAVVNGAQEIELGESSIVLVGGSENMTQAPYAVRNIRFGTRLGTDIKLEDTLWAGLTDMHIKTPMGITAENLAVKYNISREECDNFALSSQTRWQKAFEEGVFKAEVVPMKVKGKKGEEVFERDEHPRLASPEALAKLPPVFKKNGTVTAGNASGVCDGAAALILASEAAVKQHNLTPLARLVSYGISGCDPNIMGIGPVPSSKAALKAAGKELKDMDLTEVNEAFAAQSLAVIKELGLNPEITNACGGAISLGHPLGTSGARITAHLAHELGRKNARFALGSACIGGGQGITVILEKA, encoded by the exons ATGGCGGTGTCCAGGG GTGTGTCAGGTGTGTTCATTGTTGCTGCAAGAAGAACAGCATTTGGAACATATGGAGGGAAACTGAAGGACTTCACAGCGACCGACCTTGGTGCAATAGCAGCTGAGGGAGCTCTGGCAGCTGGAGGAATCAATCCTGAACTTATCAACTCCATTACCTTTGGAAATGTTATTCAG TCTTCAGCAGATGCAGCATATATTGCCCGTCACATTGGGCTGCGAGTTGGTGTTCCCACGGAGGTGCCTGCCCTGACTGTCAATAGACTCTGTGGATCTGGTTTCCAGGCTGTCGTTAACGGAGCTCAG GAGATTGAGCTGGGAGAGAGTAGCATTGTGTTGGTTGGAGGATCTGAGAACATGACTCAGGCTCCATATGCTGTACGCAACATCCGCTTCGGGACTCGTCTTGGTACCGACATCAAG TTGGAAGACACGCTGTGGGCAGGCTTGACTGACATGCACATCAAGACACCCATGGGCATCACTGCTGAGAACCTTGCAGTCAAGTACAACATCTCGAGGGAAGAATGTGACAACTTTGCTCTCTCCTCACAAACACGCTGGCAGAAGG CTTTTGAAGAAGGTGTATTCAAGGCTGAAGTTGTTCCCATGAAAGTTAAAGGAAAGAAAG GCGAGGAGGTATTTGAGCGAGATGAACATCCCCGGCTTGCAAGTCCTGAAGCACTGGCTAAACTACCTCCTGTTTTCAAGAAAAATGGCACAGTTACTGCAGGAAATGCATCT GGTGTATGTGATGGAGCTGCTGCTCTTATCCTGGCAAGCGAGGCAGCTGTGAAACAACACAACCTCACTCCACTTGCTCGACTTGTGTCCTATGGCATCTCAG GTTGTGACCCCAATATTATGGGTATTGGTCCTGTTCCATCATCTAAAGCAGCTCTCAAGGCTGCAGGGAAGGAACTAAAAGACATGGATCTCACAGAG GTGAATGAAGCCTTTGCTGCCCAGTCCTTGGCTGTGATTAAAGAGTTGGGTTTGAACCCAGAGATCACCAATGCTTGTGGTGGAGCTATATCCCTGGGACACCCTCTTGGAACCTCTGGAGCCAGGATAACAGCTCACCTTGCTCATGAGTTGGG GAGGAAAAATGCCAGATTTGCTTTAGGAAGTGCCTGTATTGGAGGTGGGCAGGGAATCACTGTCATCTTGGAGAAGGCATAA
- the LOC137262307 gene encoding uncharacterized protein, translating into MELGRKVKKQKHIVRKSIITGSEEISERTTNHVKTHSFYANHPSQRFMQNVQRGRNDAPTNPYSKHERLDKQSNKRGQSRAGEADRERSSLFQPSFTLSLVEPSAAERRRLNIKTKLFTSSDTCFTRLEEQEINQRADEYALTTLAQSEFYILPENVNNEESHSTNSGKLMLPGADSTKERAKRKRRSYSNIDCFVTQSRKEVACGDYHFLPPGTKLLKPPKKLVELVAEAIDQSPDGLLQVQQIYTVLQNKFPYFQYIDKLAINSWRSSIRHALYQKWFRKIRFSTEAINTKGCFWAINRSLAPNEWIVPYNPDHCMTSQTPKPKSATPFLDMLQEPSGEDEHLKDVIQIAKEYGISFPECVAEAKGEFQSLQVLNVPSPVRDPDPILVACVPDRSANTPKAVAFPASFDTDEGFDEMPLKVTPKKISAVTGNTSDGNTNSCCTSPNDDSLLAWTSLSFDDLPNLFSPTFSFHPYGMPVFPDH; encoded by the exons ATGGAACTCGGGCGGAAGGTGAAAAAGCAGAAACATATTGTCCGGAAAAGCATTATCACCGGCAGTGAAGAAATTTCAGAAAGAACCACCAACCACGTGAAAACACATTCGTTTTATGCGAACCACCCAAGTCAACGTTTCATGCAAAATGTCCAAAGAGGACGAAATGATGCTCCAACAAATCCGTATTCAAAACACGAAAGGCTGGACAAACAATCAAATAAAAGAG GGCAAAGTAGGGCAGGGGAGGCAGATAGAGAAAGAAGCAGTCTTTTTCAGCCCAGTTTTACACTGTCACTTGTGGAACCATCAGCAGCAGAAAGAAGACGActtaacatcaaaacaaagtTGTTCACATCCTCAGACACATGTTTCACTAGG CTTGAAGAACAAGAAATTAACCAGAGAGCAGATGAGTATGCACTGACAACTTTGGCACAAAGTGAGTTCTACATCCTTCCAGAGAATGTCAACAATGAGGAATCACATTCCACAAATAGTGGAAAGTTGATGTTGCCAGGAGCAGATTCCACAAAGGAAAGAGCAAAGAGAAAACGCAGATCCTACAGCAACATTGACTGCTTTGTTACACAGTCAAGGAAGGAAGTTGCTTGTGGAGATTATCACTTTCTACCACCTG GTACAAAATTACTGAAACCTCCCAAGAAGCTGGTGGAGCTTGTTGCTGAAGCCATTGACCAGAGCCCAGATGGTCTTTTACAAGTCCAACAGATCTATACTGTTTTACA aaacaagTTTCCTTACTTCCAGTACATCGATAAACTTGCAATTAACAGTTGGAGG AGTTCGATACGGCATGCCCTGTACCAGAAGTGGTTCCGAAAGATTCGCTTTTCAACAGAAGCTATAAACACAAAAGGTTGTTTCTGGGCTATAAACCGCTCCCTTGCTCCCAATGAATGGATTGTACCTTACAACCCAG ACCATTGCATGACTTCTCAAACACCTAAACCTAAGTCTGCAACACCCTTTTTGGACATGCTGCAAGAACCAAGTGGTGAAGATGAACACCTCAAG GATGTAATTCAGATAGCCAAGGAATACGGTATCAGCTTCCCAGAATGTGTTGCAGAGGCTAAAGGAGAGTTTCAGTCTCTCCAGGTTCTGAATGTCCCATCCCCTGTGCGAGACCCAGACCCAATCTTGGTAGCATGTGTACCTGACAGATCAGCTAACACACCCAAGGCTGTAGCATTCCCAGCCTCCTTTGACACTGATGAAG GTTTTGATGAAATGCCCTTGAAGGTCACTCCAAAGAAGATAAGTGCTGTGACTGGCAACACCTCTGATGGCAACACCAATTCATGCTGCACCTCCCCCAATGATGACTCACTGCTAGCCTGGACTTCCCTTAGTTTTGATGACCTGCCTAACCTCTTCTCTCCAACATTCAGCTTTCATCCGTATGGCATGCCAGTCTTTCCTGATCATTAG